GCTTACACTGGGTAGAGCCAATCGCGCAGGCACCACCTGTGTCCTTGTAGCCGAATAGCGTCTAAAACATCCACTTGCACGTTGGATGTGATGTGGCATTTGTACGTGTTTGCACATACCCTCTAAAGAGCCTAGGTTTCCACTCGCATCGGCACGTTCGTGCTTTACTTGGTTTGACGCAGTTTTATGGAACCATCACGACCGGTTCTACTCTTTCTGGACCCAGAGCCGGTCTTCATTTTTCGGGCTAAAGGACAAAATGTGTTGGTGGTTGTTAGCTCATCGGGTCTTTTCTGATTCCGATATCGTGGTTGTAGGCAGTGTCAATGGCGTTGCCTAGTAGTGTTGGTCGTCCGTCTTCGTGACCGGTTTCGCCCTGTTGCTCTTTGGTGGCAAGGTTTGTTGCTTTGGTAAGTGCGCCTTGCCCCAGTTATGTTGCCTGGCGACCTTTACGAGATCGTCAGGCAACTGTGTGTGTAGGTAGCCCCACCAGTCGCAGGCGATGCGTTGGTGTTCGTCTTTGTTGCGGTAAAAGAGTGTTTACAGGATTTGTAGCGAAAGCGTTGGTGTTTGCTGGAGGTGGTTTTAAATTTGATGCTGGTAACCGGTACAGCTAGGGCGTGTAGGAAGGTTTTTACTCATCCTTATATCATCAGCTTGTCGGTAGCACACTGAGCCACGAAGGTCGGTAATTTCCCACGAATCTGGTAGGTATCAGCCCCCTAGGAGAGATGCGCACCCTTTATAACGCCAGTTCAAGGTACAGAAAAGGCTATTTCACTAACACATTTTGTCCTTTAGCTCACATCGGTTATACATGTCATCGAGGCACTCCTTCCTAAGAAGCCCTACATCGACTCCTCACGCCGGACGATACATAGGAGCCTCACCTCACTAGCGAGTCTTCATGAAGTACTAAGACAGCAACAGCTTGGAACGATGCCGTATGGTTAGGGTCAACGTGACCGGTTCCGCTGCCCGCTTCGGTGGGAGTCCGGAACCAGCCCTTGTTGTTCACCTCCAGCCGTCCTGTTTGCGTGATAAAGCTGCAGGCATCTACTAGAGTTGGTAGCGAAGCCCCGGTGGAGCGCTATCTGACAGAGAAATCTGGACAGGTATTCTCGCCGGGGCATTGACATGCCGGTATCAAGAGAGAACAAAGAACAACGTGGTTGAGCATGACTGGGTGAGCACAGGGTTTCTCCTCAGTACTGACCTGGCGTGAAAATGTTAAGTCGCTCCAGCGCCTCAGAAGCAACCCCTCTAAATCTCGACACAAGAAGGTACTGAAGCATCCGATACGATCCGGGCGTTGTGATGCCTTTAACATTGACTGCGGTAGTCTTAAAATAATCGTTCAACCCGCTACGACTCCTAGGTCGCAGACGGGCTGGATTTCTAGCTAAACCCAGGAGTAAGCACATGGGCACTATCAAGCAGCCAACGTTGCTCACACAGCGACTCGAAATCCTCAAGTCCCGAGGCATGCTCGTGGACGAGGCTTTAGCTCGATAGTGACTTTCTAGTATCTCTTAGCTACTTGGCACATCTACCGGGTTCTTCCGGTTCCAGACGATCCGAGGCAGCCGAAACGACTCGATGAATTCGTCCCTAACACAACCTTCGCTCAGGTTACCGCTCTCTACGAGTTTGATCGCAAGCTGCGCACCCTCATTCATGACGGGTTCCACTGTCCGCTTCAATGGGAATCCAAAGCAGTCATTGCTGCAGGGCTTGACTGTGGCTGATATGCAGGGCACCTATCTATTGCTTCGGGCGTCTCCAATCGGGTAGAATGTAAGCATCACGACCGGTTCCGCCCTTCAGGGTCCAGGGCCGGTCTTCATCTTTCTGAGCACCGGAGGTGGGTACCGATTATGGTCGAGCGTTCACCCAAGGCATTCAAAACCTACGACGAACAGATCGCTCTCCTACGATCCCGAGGCATGCGCATCGACGACGAGGCCTATGCCCGAAAACTCCTTGAGCAGGTCAACTACTATCGTCTATCCGGCTATTGGTATTCGCTGCGGCGTATGGTTGAGAACTCTTCTCACAGAAGCGATGAGTTCGTGGACGGGACGACATTCGAACAGGTCACTGCGCTCTATGATTTCGATGAGCGTCTACGTTCACAGGTGTTTCAGGTAGTCAGCATCATTGAGCTTGCACTGCGCGCACTGATCGGGCACGAGCTGGGCCGAATCGACCCCCACTGCCATCTTCACCCTGACATTCTTGGATCCTTGGCTCGCGCACCGCAGTCAGCGAATGAGCCTTCTGCTGACTACAATCGTTGGTTGTCCCGCTACGACAGGGGGCTCAGCGCCTCACGTGAAGATTTCGTCACTCACCACAACGAAACGTACGGTGGCCGACTACCCATATGGGCAGCTGTTGAGGTCATGGACTTCGGCGCTCTGAACTACTTGTATCGGCTGTCCCCAGACAACGTCCGTGAGGTCATCGCAGCCCGAGTCGAGCTGACACCTGCCCAACTCGGGTCATGGATCAAGTCACTCAATATCGTGCGCAACTACTCCGCACACCACGCACGGATGTTCAACCGCGTCTACGTGCTGCAACCTCGACTACCAAGACCTGAGGAGAACCCAGATCTGAACGCTGTGAGAGGCGTGATGAACCGCTGCTTCGGGCAGCTCACGTTGATCCAACATCTCATCACCACCCTTGATCTCCGTGGTCGAAACATGCTCCCCGAGGTCATTGCCACTTACCCCACAACCGTGGAACCTGTACCGATCAGCCATATTGGTGCACCGCAGGACTGGCAAGAACTCCAACTCTGGCACATCAACAGCTAATCCTTCATATAAGAAGAACACTCGTAACCATCGGCGTCGAGCGGTAGCCCTTCAGCCCACGCAAATACCATGACCATACGCTCACTCATCGAGCAACTGCTAGGTTTCCTTATAGACCATATTGACTCTCAGCGATTCGTCCTCATGCTAATTGGCAGAAAAGGTAATCGAATGGGAACTACATAAAGGAACCGGTTAATTCTGCACCATCGCCCATATCCTTGCCGATGAAGTCGTAGATATCTAGTTCTACGGGTTGTAGTGATCTCAAATAGGTGGCAGGTTTGCCTTTGGCGTATTTTTCATACGGGGGTCGGATGCAGCTCGCTCTTACACGGCGGCCGCCTCGATTAGTACCATTTTCAGCCATCAGGGGACGCTCCAAATTTACACTTAAAGAAACTGTTATTGAGAAAGGTTTGGAATGAACGAGTCACTACCTAAGATGTTTCTCTGGCACAAGGCAGGAAGTGAATCGAGCCTTAATTTGACTTCCACGTTGAACGTCAAAGAACTACAACGAATAAATAACCCAGATCGCATATTCCTATGGGGCTTAGGTAGCAGCGTGTCTGATACTCGTTTACAACACTTTCTTGATGAGGTAGAAGAAGATCCTCAGGTTGTGATCAGCCAGATCATTTCAAAGCCTCGTCCGCAAGACGTACAATTCATTAATGAAGAGTTGAAAACTATTAGGGTTTGGAACTCGGCAACCGAAATATTAACCGGAGAAAATTTCCCATTTCCCGAGGGTAGT
This DNA window, taken from Corynebacterium kutscheri, encodes the following:
- a CDS encoding Abi family protein; its protein translation is MRIDDEAYARKLLEQVNYYRLSGYWYSLRRMVENSSHRSDEFVDGTTFEQVTALYDFDERLRSQVFQVVSIIELALRALIGHELGRIDPHCHLHPDILGSLARAPQSANEPSADYNRWLSRYDRGLSASREDFVTHHNETYGGRLPIWAAVEVMDFGALNYLYRLSPDNVREVIAARVELTPAQLGSWIKSLNIVRNYSAHHARMFNRVYVLQPRLPRPEENPDLNAVRGVMNRCFGQLTLIQHLITTLDLRGRNMLPEVIATYPTTVEPVPISHIGAPQDWQELQLWHINS
- a CDS encoding Abi family protein translates to MYRVLPVPDDPRQPKRLDEFVPNTTFAQVTALYEFDRKLRTLIHDGFHCPLQWESKAVIAAGLDCG